In Agrobacterium tumefaciens, a single genomic region encodes these proteins:
- the lpxD gene encoding UDP-3-O-(3-hydroxymyristoyl)glucosamine N-acyltransferase, whose translation MEYNAFFPPHEGLRLKDIADRFGAELSDDTAGERIIRSVAPVYRAKPDQLCYILSRKSSEELLTCEAGAVICDAALKNLIPPHIPALISKTPHTLFAQVGALLHPSAMRPSIVAPMEAEISPAAYVDPSAKLEPGVIVEPLAVIGAGVHIGAGTRIGPGVVIGPDVQIGRDCTIAGGASILVALLGNNVIIHNGARIGQDGFGYAPGPRGMLKIVQIGRVIIQDNVEVGANTTIDRGTMDDTVIGEGTKVDNQVQIGHNVRIGRHCGIVSGVGIAGSTRIGDGVMIGGATGINGHITIGDGVQIAAMSGVVSDVPAGARYGGIPARPMKHFLRDMADILARAEERDKKTGEKNNG comes from the coding sequence ATGGAATACAACGCATTTTTTCCGCCCCACGAGGGACTGCGATTGAAAGACATCGCAGACCGTTTTGGGGCGGAACTGTCTGATGACACGGCGGGCGAGCGGATTATCAGGTCCGTTGCACCGGTCTACCGGGCAAAACCGGATCAGCTCTGTTATATTCTTTCTCGCAAGAGCAGCGAAGAGTTGCTGACCTGTGAGGCGGGTGCAGTCATTTGTGACGCGGCCCTGAAGAATCTGATTCCTCCCCATATTCCCGCATTGATATCGAAGACCCCGCATACGCTGTTTGCGCAGGTCGGTGCTCTGCTTCACCCCTCTGCCATGCGGCCCTCGATCGTTGCGCCGATGGAAGCGGAAATTTCCCCGGCTGCGTATGTCGATCCGTCGGCGAAGCTTGAGCCGGGCGTCATCGTGGAACCGCTGGCCGTGATCGGCGCCGGTGTCCACATCGGCGCGGGTACACGCATTGGACCGGGCGTCGTTATTGGCCCCGATGTACAGATCGGCCGCGATTGCACGATTGCCGGTGGAGCAAGCATTCTGGTGGCGCTGCTCGGCAATAATGTCATTATCCACAACGGTGCACGCATCGGCCAGGATGGTTTCGGTTATGCGCCGGGTCCGCGTGGCATGTTGAAGATCGTACAGATCGGCCGGGTCATCATTCAGGACAATGTCGAGGTTGGCGCCAATACGACGATCGATCGCGGCACGATGGATGACACCGTTATTGGTGAAGGCACCAAGGTCGACAATCAGGTGCAGATCGGTCACAACGTTCGCATTGGCCGCCATTGCGGCATCGTCAGTGGGGTTGGTATTGCGGGCAGTACCCGCATAGGCGACGGTGTGATGATTGGCGGCGCAACCGGCATCAACGGCCATATCACTATTGGCGACGGTGTGCAGATCGCCGCGATGAGCGGTGTGGTTTCTGATGTTCCGGCTGGCGCCCGTTATGGTGGAATACCGGCGCGTCCGATGAAACATTTCCTGCGCGATATGGCCGATATTCTGGCGCGCGCCGAAGAGCGTGATAAAAAAACAGGAGAAAAAAACAATGGCTGA
- the fabZ gene encoding 3-hydroxyacyl-ACP dehydratase FabZ, translated as MADETKATLGAADILEVMKLLPHRYPFLLIDKIIEIDGNNSAIGIKNVTVNEPHFTGHFPDRPIMPGVLIVEAMAQTAGAICARSQGEGGHLVYFMTIDNARFRKPVIPGDRLEIHVTKQRQRGNVFKFHCEAKVDGALVAEADVGAMMIPEDQQ; from the coding sequence ATGGCTGACGAAACGAAGGCGACGCTTGGCGCGGCTGACATTCTGGAAGTCATGAAGCTTTTGCCGCATCGTTACCCGTTCCTGCTGATCGACAAGATCATCGAGATCGATGGTAATAATTCGGCGATCGGTATCAAGAATGTGACGGTTAACGAGCCACATTTCACCGGCCATTTCCCGGACCGGCCGATTATGCCGGGCGTTCTGATCGTCGAAGCCATGGCTCAGACGGCAGGTGCGATATGCGCTCGCAGCCAGGGCGAGGGTGGTCACCTGGTCTACTTCATGACGATCGACAATGCGCGTTTCCGCAAGCCGGTGATCCCCGGTGATCGTCTGGAAATCCATGTCACCAAGCAGCGTCAGCGCGGCAATGTCTTTAAGTTCCACTGCGAAGCGAAGGTGGATGGCGCGCTTGTGGCGGAGGCTGATGTCGGTGCTATGATGATCCCCGAGGATCAGCAATGA
- the lpxA gene encoding acyl-ACP--UDP-N-acetylglucosamine O-acyltransferase — MSTIAASARIHPTAVIEDGAVVGENVVIGALSYVGAKVTLHDDVRLHNHAVVSGLTVIGRGSVVHSMAVIGGTPQAVRHDGSETTLEIGERCVMREGVTMNAGSSDGSGKTIVGDDNLFLANSHVAHDCRLGSHIILSNNVMLAGHVTIEDRAILGGGCAVHQFTRIGRQAFIGGLSAVNYDVIPYGMLNGNPGILGGLNVVGMTRAGIERADIHKVRRVYKAIFEAEGTIRGNAAAIDRNDYLDCPQALEVIDFIGAGSDRAISSPNRGK, encoded by the coding sequence ATGAGCACGATCGCGGCCTCGGCCAGAATTCACCCGACGGCCGTCATTGAAGACGGTGCGGTGGTCGGTGAAAACGTCGTCATCGGTGCGCTCAGCTATGTCGGTGCGAAAGTCACCTTGCATGATGATGTCCGGCTGCATAATCACGCCGTGGTGTCCGGCCTGACGGTGATCGGCCGCGGATCGGTCGTTCATTCCATGGCGGTCATCGGCGGCACGCCCCAGGCGGTTCGCCACGATGGTTCGGAAACGACGCTCGAAATCGGTGAACGCTGCGTCATGCGCGAAGGCGTGACTATGAATGCCGGCAGCTCCGATGGCAGCGGCAAGACCATTGTCGGCGACGACAATCTCTTCCTCGCCAATTCGCATGTGGCGCATGATTGCCGCCTCGGCAGCCATATCATCCTGTCCAACAATGTGATGCTGGCTGGCCATGTTACCATCGAGGACCGCGCTATTTTGGGTGGCGGTTGTGCCGTGCATCAGTTCACCCGCATCGGCCGGCAGGCTTTCATCGGCGGGCTGTCGGCGGTCAATTATGACGTCATTCCCTATGGCATGCTGAACGGCAACCCCGGCATTCTCGGTGGCCTGAACGTCGTCGGCATGACACGCGCCGGCATCGAGCGCGCGGACATCCACAAGGTCAGGCGCGTCTACAAGGCGATTTTCGAGGCCGAAGGTACTATCCGCGGCAATGCGGCGGCTATCGATCGTAACGACTATCTGGATTGCCCGCAGGCGCTTGAAGTCATCGATTTCATCGGTGCGGGCAGCGACCGCGCAATCTCTTCGCCCAACCGGGGCAAGTGA
- a CDS encoding LpxI family protein: MTGGGRLAIVAGSGQLPLYVAAAAREMGENPFIVRLRDDSRFDWSGFDNAVISVGDVAGLGRLLRENQVDRVVLSGAVARRPEWREIRPTAGILLKLPSIVKTLLSGGDDAVLQMVIKIISTLGAKVIGAHEIAPGLLSTTGPFGGQKPAEEDLKDIRKAAEAALALGKLDVGQGAVSVGGRIVALEGVEGTDAMLARVAALRAEGRISPRRKGVLVKLCKPQQDVRADLPTIGIETVENAKKAGLAGIAVEAGRALVLDREAMLKAADEAGIFVCGIDTSLGGDMVGGDMIG; this comes from the coding sequence GTGACAGGCGGCGGGCGTCTCGCCATCGTGGCCGGCAGCGGCCAGTTGCCGCTTTATGTGGCCGCCGCTGCCCGTGAGATGGGCGAGAACCCCTTCATCGTGCGCTTGCGCGATGATTCCCGTTTCGACTGGAGCGGTTTCGACAATGCCGTCATCAGCGTCGGCGATGTCGCGGGTCTTGGCCGTCTGCTGCGCGAAAACCAGGTAGACCGTGTCGTGTTGTCCGGAGCCGTGGCACGGCGGCCGGAATGGCGGGAAATCCGCCCCACCGCCGGCATCCTGCTAAAACTGCCATCCATCGTCAAAACGCTGCTGTCCGGTGGCGATGATGCGGTTCTGCAGATGGTGATCAAGATCATCAGCACGCTCGGCGCAAAAGTCATCGGCGCTCACGAAATTGCGCCCGGCCTGCTGTCAACGACCGGCCCTTTCGGCGGGCAGAAGCCTGCTGAAGAGGATCTGAAGGATATTCGCAAGGCGGCTGAGGCGGCACTTGCGCTCGGCAAACTCGATGTCGGGCAGGGGGCCGTCTCTGTCGGTGGCCGCATCGTGGCGCTGGAGGGTGTCGAGGGCACGGATGCCATGCTGGCGCGCGTCGCGGCGCTACGTGCCGAAGGGCGTATATCGCCGCGCCGTAAAGGCGTGCTGGTCAAGCTCTGCAAGCCGCAGCAGGATGTACGCGCCGATCTGCCGACCATCGGCATCGAAACAGTGGAAAATGCGAAAAAAGCAGGACTGGCGGGCATTGCCGTCGAAGCCGGGCGCGCGCTGGTGCTCGATCGTGAGGCGATGTTGAAAGCAGCCGACGAGGCGGGCATATTCGTCTGCGGCATCGACACGTCACTCGGCGGAGATATGGTGGGCGGAGATATGATCGGATGA
- the lpxB gene encoding lipid-A-disaccharide synthase has product MTVALKVAVIAGEVSGDLLGADLIRSLKARFAGSVELVGVGGEALEAQGLTSLFDYSELSIMGFTQVLKKLPKLIARINQTAAAIVAAKPDILLIIDSPDFTHRVAKKVRKQLPQLPVVNYVCPSVWAWKEYRATAMLSYVDHVLALLPFEPEAMRRLGGPPTTFVGHRLSVDPEVLAVRQKRAERLLPEPGQLKTILLLPGSRSTETTRLMEPFQEAAKAFVERNGPTRFLLPTVPRQENRIRELAATWPEEIRPQIGADPAFKWNAFAAADAAIAASGTVILELALAGVPTISVYKTDWIFTMLSKRVKTWTGALPNLIADYAIIPEYFNEVVRSGSMLRWAERLSSDTTERRAMLEGYALVQQRLHTDVPPGETGAAILLDVLKTKNSRLA; this is encoded by the coding sequence ATGACGGTGGCATTAAAAGTGGCGGTGATTGCCGGCGAAGTATCCGGCGATCTTTTGGGCGCGGATCTGATCCGCTCGCTCAAAGCCCGATTTGCGGGCTCCGTCGAACTGGTGGGCGTTGGCGGCGAAGCGCTGGAGGCGCAGGGGCTCACCTCGCTGTTCGACTATTCCGAACTCTCCATCATGGGCTTCACGCAGGTTCTCAAGAAGCTGCCGAAACTCATTGCACGGATCAACCAGACCGCCGCGGCCATCGTGGCCGCGAAGCCGGATATTCTGCTGATCATCGACAGCCCGGATTTCACCCATCGCGTCGCGAAAAAAGTCCGCAAACAATTGCCGCAGCTGCCGGTCGTCAATTATGTCTGCCCGAGCGTATGGGCGTGGAAGGAATATCGCGCCACCGCGATGTTGTCCTATGTCGACCACGTTCTGGCTCTGCTGCCCTTCGAGCCCGAGGCCATGCGGCGTCTTGGCGGCCCACCGACGACATTCGTCGGCCACCGGCTCAGCGTCGATCCCGAAGTGCTGGCGGTGCGGCAGAAGCGGGCGGAGCGGCTTCTTCCGGAACCGGGCCAGCTGAAGACCATCCTTCTCCTGCCGGGATCGCGCTCCACTGAGACGACGCGGCTGATGGAGCCGTTTCAGGAAGCGGCAAAAGCCTTCGTGGAGCGCAACGGCCCCACGCGATTTCTGCTGCCCACCGTGCCACGTCAGGAAAACCGTATCCGGGAACTGGCTGCAACATGGCCGGAAGAAATCAGGCCTCAGATCGGCGCCGACCCCGCATTTAAATGGAATGCCTTCGCGGCGGCCGATGCGGCAATCGCCGCTTCCGGCACCGTCATTCTCGAACTGGCGCTCGCCGGCGTGCCGACGATCTCTGTCTACAAGACCGACTGGATTTTCACCATGCTGAGCAAACGGGTGAAGACCTGGACGGGCGCGCTGCCGAACCTGATTGCCGACTACGCCATCATCCCGGAATATTTCAACGAGGTGGTACGATCAGGCTCGATGCTGCGCTGGGCCGAGCGCCTGTCTTCCGATACCACCGAACGGCGGGCGATGCTGGAAGGTTATGCGCTGGTGCAGCAGCGCCTGCATACGGACGTGCCTCCCGGCGAAACCGGCGCAGCCATTCTTCTCGATGTCCTGAAGACCAAAAATAGCCGCTTAGCCTGA
- a CDS encoding GntR family transcriptional regulator, producing MQDSHTSESAQSAVEDAIISGILSARIRPGTRLSENQLASLFGVSRTRIREAMMRLETRGIVTVSPRRGWFVVEPSAEESIKVYEARRIIEYGLLRNLSTVSAEGIALLADHLDEEKVAIAKGDRQRLTCLMGDFHIRIAEIAGNDIIVEALRDLTARTILISMLYQSDFHAQQSHDGHCRIFEAIKATDFHAAAELAIRHLDEVETGLDLTRRPDPLYELRNSLSLQPLSSSPKE from the coding sequence ATGCAAGATAGCCATACATCCGAAAGCGCCCAGAGCGCGGTAGAAGACGCCATCATCTCAGGCATTCTTTCCGCCCGCATTCGTCCGGGAACCCGCCTCAGCGAGAACCAGCTCGCCAGCCTTTTCGGCGTGTCGCGCACGCGCATCCGCGAGGCGATGATGCGACTTGAGACACGCGGCATCGTCACTGTCAGCCCACGCCGCGGCTGGTTTGTGGTGGAGCCTTCCGCTGAAGAATCCATCAAGGTCTATGAGGCGCGCCGCATCATCGAATATGGACTTCTGCGCAATCTTTCCACTGTGAGCGCGGAAGGCATTGCCCTGCTTGCCGATCATCTCGACGAGGAGAAGGTGGCGATTGCCAAAGGTGATCGCCAGCGCCTGACCTGCCTGATGGGTGATTTTCACATTCGCATCGCCGAAATCGCCGGAAACGACATCATCGTCGAAGCACTCCGAGACCTCACGGCCAGAACCATCCTTATCTCCATGCTCTACCAGTCCGATTTCCATGCGCAGCAATCGCATGACGGGCACTGCCGCATCTTCGAGGCGATCAAAGCAACCGATTTCCATGCCGCCGCCGAACTCGCTATCCGCCATCTCGACGAAGTCGAAACCGGTCTCGATCTCACCCGCAGGCCGGACCCGCTTTATGAGCTTCGTAACTCACTTTCATTGCAGCCCCTTTCCTCAAGCCCCAAGGAGTAG
- a CDS encoding transporter substrate-binding domain-containing protein, with amino-acid sequence MLSRRSLLAIAAISATLGFSPAAFADALGDISSRGTIRVAVPQDFPPFGSVGTDMAPQGYDIDVANLIGEKLGVKVELVPVTSANRVPYLQTNKVDLVISSLGKNPDREKVIDFSTAYAPFFNGVFAPDSVTVAKAEDLSGKTIGVTRGAVEDLELTKVAPADTTIKRYEDNNGTISAFLAGQVEAVATGNVVAAAILAKNPPKRPELKFLIKNSPCYIGLNKEQPALLEKVNAIIATAKTDGSLNTIAQKWLKTDLPKDL; translated from the coding sequence ATGTTGTCCAGACGTTCATTGCTCGCCATCGCTGCCATTTCCGCAACGCTTGGTTTTTCGCCCGCAGCTTTTGCCGATGCGCTCGGGGATATTTCCTCGCGCGGCACGATCCGCGTTGCGGTCCCGCAGGATTTCCCGCCCTTCGGCAGCGTCGGCACGGATATGGCCCCGCAGGGTTATGATATCGACGTTGCCAATCTGATCGGCGAGAAGCTTGGCGTGAAGGTCGAACTGGTACCGGTCACCAGCGCCAACCGCGTTCCCTATCTGCAGACCAACAAGGTCGATCTTGTCATATCGAGCCTAGGCAAGAATCCGGACCGTGAAAAAGTCATCGACTTCTCCACGGCCTATGCGCCTTTCTTCAACGGCGTGTTTGCACCTGACTCGGTTACTGTGGCCAAGGCGGAAGATCTTTCGGGCAAGACCATCGGCGTTACCCGTGGCGCTGTCGAGGATCTGGAACTGACCAAGGTTGCTCCGGCCGACACGACCATCAAGCGTTACGAGGACAACAACGGCACGATCTCCGCCTTCCTCGCCGGTCAGGTGGAAGCCGTGGCCACGGGCAATGTCGTGGCCGCCGCCATTCTTGCCAAGAACCCGCCGAAGCGTCCCGAGCTGAAATTCCTGATCAAGAATTCCCCCTGCTATATCGGCCTCAACAAGGAACAGCCGGCGCTGCTGGAAAAGGTCAACGCCATCATCGCGACTGCAAAGACTGATGGTTCGCTGAACACGATCGCGCAGAAGTGGCTGAAAACCGATCTTCCGAAGGATCTCTGA
- a CDS encoding amino acid ABC transporter permease — MKYTFDFGWLLDYYPQIAKGIAITLELIAIGGVLGIALGIFCAWVRALGPKWLRPPVATYVELIRNTPFLIQLFFIFFGLPSLGLQLSELSAANIAMVVNLGAYSCEIIRAGIQATPKGQFEAGASLAMTRFETFRHVVLVPSLQRIWPALSSQVVIVMLGSSVVSQIAAEDLTFAANFIQSRTFRAFEAYMVSTIIYLVLAILLRQVLVMGGNLIFPRRSVR; from the coding sequence GTGAAATACACATTCGATTTTGGATGGCTTCTCGATTATTACCCGCAGATCGCCAAGGGCATTGCCATCACGCTGGAATTGATTGCCATCGGCGGCGTTCTTGGCATCGCGCTCGGTATATTCTGCGCCTGGGTGCGCGCGCTCGGGCCCAAATGGTTGCGGCCGCCGGTTGCGACCTATGTGGAGCTCATTCGCAATACGCCATTTCTCATACAATTGTTTTTTATCTTTTTCGGCCTGCCATCGCTTGGCCTGCAGCTGTCGGAACTGAGCGCGGCCAACATCGCCATGGTGGTCAATCTCGGAGCCTATAGCTGCGAGATCATTCGCGCCGGTATTCAGGCGACGCCCAAGGGGCAGTTCGAGGCCGGGGCAAGCCTTGCCATGACCCGTTTCGAAACTTTCCGCCATGTGGTGTTGGTGCCCTCCTTGCAACGCATCTGGCCTGCGCTTTCCTCGCAGGTGGTGATCGTCATGCTCGGCTCGTCGGTCGTGTCGCAGATCGCCGCCGAGGACCTGACTTTCGCCGCCAACTTCATCCAGTCGCGCACTTTCCGCGCTTTCGAAGCCTACATGGTCTCCACCATCATCTATCTCGTGCTGGCCATTCTGTTGAGGCAGGTGCTGGTCATGGGCGGCAACCTCATCTTTCCGCGCAGGAGTGTCCGATGA
- a CDS encoding amino acid ABC transporter permease, translated as MIEFSTWDILRNLLLATRWTVLLSLVSFAGGGLVALLLLFMRISRKKSMRVFARYYVELFQGTPLLMQLFIAFFGLGLVGIDVPAWLAAGLTLILWAAAFLTEIWRGCVESVAKGQWEASASLAMGRLQQMRYVILPQAMRVAIPPTVGFFVQVIKGTAVTSIIGFVELSKAGTVVTNATFQPFTVYGLVALIYFALCWPLSKSSQILERKLNVAHRNH; from the coding sequence ATGATCGAATTCTCCACCTGGGATATTCTCAGAAACCTGCTGCTCGCCACGCGCTGGACCGTGCTGCTCTCGCTCGTTTCCTTTGCCGGCGGCGGTCTTGTGGCGCTGCTTCTGCTGTTCATGCGCATTTCCCGCAAAAAATCGATGCGGGTTTTTGCGCGCTATTATGTCGAGCTTTTTCAGGGAACGCCGCTTTTGATGCAGCTTTTCATCGCCTTTTTCGGCCTCGGCCTGGTCGGCATCGATGTGCCGGCCTGGCTGGCGGCGGGCCTGACGCTGATCCTGTGGGCGGCCGCCTTTCTCACTGAAATATGGCGCGGCTGTGTCGAATCTGTCGCGAAAGGCCAATGGGAGGCATCGGCAAGCCTTGCCATGGGCCGCCTGCAGCAGATGCGCTACGTCATCCTGCCGCAGGCCATGCGGGTGGCCATTCCGCCGACCGTCGGTTTCTTCGTACAGGTCATCAAGGGAACGGCCGTGACCTCGATCATCGGCTTCGTGGAATTGTCCAAGGCCGGCACGGTCGTCACCAACGCCACCTTCCAGCCCTTCACCGTTTATGGCCTCGTCGCCCTCATCTATTTCGCGCTGTGCTGGCCTCTGTCGAAGAGCAGCCAGATCCTCGAAAGGAAGCTCAATGTCGCTCATCGAAATCACTGA
- a CDS encoding amino acid ABC transporter ATP-binding protein, with protein sequence MSLIEITEVRKSYGSNEVLKGINLDVEPGEVIAIIGKSGSGKSTLLRCINGLETISAGSISVAGAQLLEDDLHLKALRLKVGMIFQQFNLFPHQTVGGNVMLSQTVVKKTPKPEAEAVARNMLERVGLAHKFDAYPDELSGGQQQRVAIARALAMQPIALLCDEITSALDPELVSEVLAVVRELAGEGMTLLMVTHEMKFARDVCSRVVFMHEGRVHEIGPPEEVFSNPATPELKQFLGVAARH encoded by the coding sequence ATGTCGCTCATCGAAATCACTGAAGTCCGCAAAAGCTATGGCAGCAACGAGGTTCTGAAAGGCATCAACCTCGATGTGGAGCCCGGCGAGGTCATCGCCATCATCGGCAAGAGCGGATCGGGCAAGTCGACCCTGCTTCGCTGCATCAACGGGCTGGAGACGATTTCGGCCGGCTCCATATCGGTCGCCGGCGCGCAACTTCTCGAGGATGATCTGCATCTGAAAGCTCTGCGGCTGAAGGTCGGCATGATCTTCCAGCAGTTCAACCTCTTTCCGCACCAGACGGTCGGCGGCAACGTCATGCTGTCGCAGACCGTTGTGAAGAAGACACCGAAACCGGAAGCGGAAGCCGTTGCCCGCAACATGCTGGAACGCGTTGGGCTGGCGCATAAGTTCGATGCCTATCCCGACGAATTGTCCGGCGGTCAGCAGCAACGTGTCGCCATTGCCCGTGCGCTCGCCATGCAGCCCATCGCGCTCCTCTGCGACGAAATCACATCGGCGCTCGATCCCGAGCTGGTCTCGGAGGTGCTGGCGGTGGTGCGTGAACTGGCCGGCGAAGGCATGACGCTGCTGATGGTGACGCATGAAATGAAATTTGCGCGCGACGTCTGCTCCCGCGTCGTTTTCATGCATGAGGGCAGGGTGCATGAAATCGGACCGCCGGAAGAGGTGTTCTCCAATCCCGCAACGCCCGAGCTCAAGCAGTTTCTGGGCGTTGCTGCGCGCCACTGA
- the gltA gene encoding citrate synthase translates to MTEKSATVTLGEKQVELPVREGTIGPSVVDIATLYKHTGSFTYDPGFTSTASCESKITYIDGDEGVLLHRGFPIEQLAEQGDFLETCYLLLYGELPTAAQKKDFDTRVTRHTMVHEQMSRFFTGYRRDAHPMAVMCGTVGALSAFYHDSTDITDPHQRMVASLRMIAKMPTIAAMAYKYHIGQPFVYPKNDLDYASNFLHMCFAVPCEDYKVDPVLARAMDRIFILHADHEQNASTSTVRLAGSSGANPFACIAAGIACLWGPAHGGANEAALNMLNEIGTVDRIPEYIARAKDKNDPFRLMGFGHRVYKNYDPRAKIMQKTMYEVLEATGNSDDPIMQVALELEKIALSDPYFVEKKLYPNVDFYSGITLKALGFPTTMFTVLFALARTVGWIAQWNEMIEDPQQRIGRPRQLYTGAGKRDYVPVSKR, encoded by the coding sequence ATGACGGAAAAAAGCGCTACAGTGACACTTGGCGAAAAGCAGGTGGAACTCCCGGTCAGGGAAGGCACGATTGGACCAAGCGTCGTCGATATCGCCACGCTCTACAAGCACACGGGCTCCTTCACCTACGACCCGGGTTTCACGTCGACGGCCTCCTGCGAATCCAAGATCACCTATATCGACGGTGACGAGGGCGTTCTCCTGCACCGTGGCTTCCCCATCGAGCAGCTGGCTGAACAGGGCGACTTCCTGGAAACCTGCTATCTGCTGCTTTACGGCGAATTGCCGACGGCTGCGCAGAAGAAGGATTTCGACACCCGCGTCACGCGCCACACCATGGTGCATGAGCAGATGAGCCGCTTCTTCACCGGCTATCGCCGCGACGCACACCCGATGGCCGTCATGTGCGGCACGGTCGGCGCGCTCTCGGCCTTCTACCACGACTCGACCGACATCACCGATCCGCACCAGCGCATGGTCGCTTCGCTGCGCATGATCGCGAAGATGCCGACGATCGCAGCCATGGCCTACAAGTACCATATCGGCCAGCCCTTCGTTTACCCGAAGAACGATCTGGATTACGCCTCCAACTTCCTGCACATGTGCTTTGCGGTGCCCTGCGAGGACTACAAGGTGGATCCGGTTCTGGCCCGCGCCATGGACCGCATCTTCATCCTGCATGCCGATCACGAGCAGAACGCCTCCACCTCCACGGTGCGTCTTGCCGGTTCGTCTGGTGCAAATCCGTTCGCCTGTATCGCGGCTGGCATCGCCTGCCTCTGGGGCCCGGCTCACGGCGGCGCCAACGAAGCAGCGCTCAACATGCTGAACGAAATCGGCACGGTTGACCGTATTCCGGAATATATCGCCCGCGCCAAGGACAAGAACGACCCGTTCCGCCTGATGGGCTTTGGCCACCGCGTCTACAAGAACTACGACCCCCGCGCCAAGATCATGCAGAAGACGATGTACGAAGTGCTGGAAGCCACCGGCAATTCCGACGATCCGATCATGCAGGTCGCGCTGGAACTGGAAAAGATCGCCCTTTCCGACCCCTACTTCGTCGAAAAGAAGCTGTACCCGAATGTCGACTTCTATTCGGGCATCACGCTGAAGGCGCTCGGCTTCCCCACGACCATGTTCACCGTTCTCTTCGCTCTTGCCCGCACCGTCGGCTGGATCGCCCAGTGGAACGAAATGATCGAAGATCCGCAGCAGCGCATCGGCCGTCCGCGCCAGCTCTACACGGGCGCCGGCAAGCGCGATTACGTTCCGGTTTCCAAGCGTTAA